In uncultured Ilyobacter sp., a genomic segment contains:
- a CDS encoding YidC/Oxa1 family membrane protein insertase, whose protein sequence is MSFITVPLEQIILYLYKIIGNFGLSIIGITVLIKLLLLPLTLKQDKSMKAMKRIQPEIDKIKEKYKNDKQLLNEKTMELYQKYKVNPAAGCLPMLVQLPILWALFAVLRKAPVDGGIVPVESTFLWLTLVNPDPFYILPVLNGLVAFAQQKIMGSGSNPQMKNMMYMFPIMMVFISYKMPAGLQIYWLTSSAAGILQQYYVMKRGDEA, encoded by the coding sequence ATGAGCTTTATTACCGTACCTTTAGAGCAAATTATCCTATATTTGTATAAAATAATAGGAAACTTCGGTTTATCTATTATTGGAATAACTGTTCTAATAAAATTATTATTGTTACCGCTGACACTAAAGCAGGACAAATCCATGAAGGCTATGAAAAGAATCCAGCCTGAAATTGATAAAATAAAAGAAAAATATAAAAATGATAAACAACTCTTAAATGAGAAAACAATGGAATTATATCAAAAATATAAGGTAAATCCTGCTGCAGGATGTTTGCCTATGCTAGTACAGTTGCCGATATTATGGGCTCTTTTTGCAGTTTTGAGAAAGGCTCCTGTTGATGGTGGAATCGTACCTGTAGAGTCGACGTTTTTATGGTTAACTCTTGTGAATCCAGATCCATTCTATATACTACCTGTATTAAATGGATTGGTAGCATTTGCACAACAAAAAATTATGGGATCAGGTTCTAATCCACAGATGAAGAATATGATGTACATGTTCCCTATTATGATGGTATTTATTTCTTATAAAATGCCAGCAGGTCTTCAAATTTATTGGTTAACCTCTAGTGCTGCTGGAATTTTACAGCAATATTATGTAATGAAAAGAGGAGATGAAGCGTAA
- the yidD gene encoding membrane protein insertion efficiency factor YidD, translated as MKKLLLFLIKIYQKFISKLLGKNCRFYPSCSSYTYQAIEEHGCFIGIFLGIKRILKCHPFHPGGYDPVPPSRKKAKNKGD; from the coding sequence ATGAAGAAACTATTATTGTTTTTAATTAAAATTTATCAAAAATTTATATCTAAATTATTGGGCAAGAACTGCAGGTTTTATCCTAGTTGTTCTTCTTATACATATCAAGCGATAGAGGAGCATGGGTGTTTTATAGGGATATTTTTGGGAATTAAAAGAATCTTAAAATGTCACCCCTTTCATCCTGGCGGGTATGACCCTGTGCCTCCTAGTAGAAAAAAAGCCAAAAATAAGGGGGATTAA
- the mnmE gene encoding tRNA uridine-5-carboxymethylaminomethyl(34) synthesis GTPase MnmE, translated as MFDTIAAISTPRGEGGIGIVRMSGDDSIKILSKVFRAKSEKKIEDLKSHTINYGHIYDEEVLLDEVMVSFLKGPKTYTREDIIEINCHGGYLITEKILELLLKKGARIAEQGEFTRRAFLNGRLDLTQAEAVMDIIHGKTDKSISLSLNQLRGDLKNQIAVLKKMILDVAAHVNVVLDYPEEGIDDPLPDNLMDNLIEVLETSDTLIASYDKGKMIKEGVKTAIVGKPNVGKSSLLNTILKEERAIVTHIAGTTRDIIEEVINLKGIPLILVDTAGIRTTDDVIENIGVKKSEDLIDKADLVLFVVDGSRELEEEDIKVHDQLKADKVIGILNKIDMERKLDLTPLNKVGKWIEISATENIGISNMEDEIYKYIVSGQVEDSSQKLIITNVRHKSALEKTKQAVENILETINMGLPMDLMAVDLKEALDSLSEVTGEISTEDLLDHVFSNFCVGK; from the coding sequence ATGTTTGATACAATTGCTGCCATATCGACCCCTAGAGGCGAGGGTGGGATAGGAATAGTGAGAATGTCTGGAGACGATTCTATAAAGATATTGTCTAAGGTATTCAGAGCAAAATCAGAAAAAAAGATAGAAGATCTAAAAAGCCACACTATAAATTACGGTCATATCTATGATGAAGAAGTTCTTTTAGATGAGGTCATGGTATCTTTCTTAAAAGGTCCTAAAACATACACTAGAGAGGATATTATAGAAATCAACTGTCACGGTGGATATCTTATTACTGAAAAGATTTTGGAACTTCTTTTGAAAAAAGGGGCTAGAATCGCAGAGCAAGGCGAGTTTACCAGAAGAGCTTTTTTAAATGGAAGGCTCGATCTTACCCAGGCTGAAGCTGTAATGGATATAATTCACGGAAAGACAGATAAAAGTATATCACTTTCTCTCAATCAGCTGAGAGGAGATTTAAAAAATCAGATAGCAGTACTAAAAAAAATGATTCTTGATGTGGCGGCTCATGTGAATGTGGTATTAGATTATCCTGAAGAGGGAATAGACGATCCTTTACCTGATAATCTAATGGACAACTTAATAGAGGTTCTAGAAACTTCAGACACTCTTATAGCCTCTTATGATAAGGGGAAAATGATAAAAGAAGGTGTAAAAACAGCCATAGTTGGGAAACCTAATGTTGGTAAATCTAGCCTTCTAAACACCATATTAAAAGAGGAAAGAGCCATAGTAACTCATATAGCAGGGACAACAAGGGATATAATAGAGGAAGTTATAAACCTAAAAGGGATACCTCTTATCCTAGTAGATACAGCAGGAATAAGGACTACTGATGACGTTATTGAAAATATAGGGGTAAAAAAATCAGAAGACCTTATAGATAAGGCTGATCTTGTACTCTTTGTAGTTGACGGTTCTAGGGAACTAGAAGAGGAAGATATCAAAGTCCACGACCAGCTTAAGGCAGATAAAGTAATAGGTATCTTGAACAAGATAGATATGGAAAGAAAACTTGATCTGACTCCTTTAAACAAGGTCGGAAAATGGATAGAAATATCTGCGACTGAAAATATAGGAATTTCCAATATGGAGGATGAAATCTATAAGTATATAGTTTCAGGCCAGGTAGAGGATAGTTCTCAAAAGCTTATAATCACAAATGTAAGGCATAAATCTGCTTTGGAAAAAACAAAGCAGGCTGTGGAAAATATATTGGAAACTATAAATATGGGACTGCCTATGGATCTCATGGCAGTGGATCTAAAAGAGGCACTTGATTCACTTTCTGAGGTGACAGGTGAGATATCTACAGAGGATCTTCTAGATCATGTTTTCAGCAACTTTTGTGTAGGAAAATAA
- the ispE gene encoding 4-(cytidine 5'-diphospho)-2-C-methyl-D-erythritol kinase, whose translation MIKKIKSNAKINIGLNIKGKLSNGYHLLDMVMVPINLCDEIEIEFTGEPGTLLIRTNRDDIPTGKENILYKVYESFYNKTGIPSQKINLYLEKNIPHQAGLGGGSSNGGFFLKELNLYHGNPLSLEEMIDMSKGIGADIPFFLVNKTCRINGIGEKLQIEENNLQCDILVIKPPFGVSTKEAYKNFSKLKNKKDANIEKILDGLKENKLSDVLNNIENHLEQALLIENEDLRLFKNFLDSLELTDFFMSGSGSAYFSLVEKKNSHEVYSNLKGLLEGCEVYLCSFS comes from the coding sequence ATGATAAAGAAAATCAAATCAAATGCCAAAATAAATATAGGGCTCAACATAAAGGGTAAACTTTCAAATGGTTACCATCTTTTAGATATGGTAATGGTTCCTATAAATCTTTGTGATGAAATTGAAATAGAGTTTACAGGAGAGCCTGGGACTCTTCTTATAAGGACAAACAGAGACGATATACCAACAGGGAAGGAAAATATTCTCTATAAGGTTTATGAGTCCTTCTATAATAAGACAGGAATACCCAGTCAAAAGATAAATCTATATTTAGAGAAAAATATACCCCACCAAGCCGGCCTCGGAGGAGGAAGTTCTAACGGCGGATTTTTTTTGAAGGAGCTGAATCTGTATCACGGAAATCCTCTTAGTTTAGAGGAAATGATAGATATGTCAAAAGGTATAGGGGCAGATATTCCATTTTTTCTTGTAAATAAAACCTGCAGAATTAACGGTATAGGGGAAAAGTTACAAATAGAGGAAAATAATCTCCAGTGTGATATTCTTGTAATAAAGCCGCCTTTTGGAGTTAGTACAAAAGAGGCATATAAGAATTTTTCAAAACTTAAAAACAAAAAAGATGCAAATATTGAAAAAATATTAGATGGATTAAAGGAAAACAAACTTTCTGATGTATTAAACAATATAGAAAATCATTTGGAACAGGCGTTATTAATTGAAAATGAAGATTTGAGGTTATTTAAAAACTTTTTAGACAGTTTAGAATTAACAGATTTTTTCATGTCTGGAAGTGGTAGTGCCTATTTCTCATTAGTGGAAAAGAAAAATTCTCATGAAGTATATTCAAATTTAAAAGGTCTTTTAGAGGGCTGTGAAGTTTATCTTTGCAGTTTTTCATAA
- the rpmH gene encoding 50S ribosomal protein L34, whose translation MSKRTFQPNNHKRKKNHGFRARMKTKTGRQVLKRRRARGRAELSA comes from the coding sequence ATGAGTAAAAGAACTTTCCAACCTAATAATCACAAAAGGAAAAAAAATCACGGATTTAGAGCCAGAATGAAAACTAAAACTGGAAGACAAGTCTTAAAAAGAAGAAGAGCAAGAGGAAGAGCAGAATTATCAGCATAA
- the mnmG gene encoding tRNA uridine-5-carboxymethylaminomethyl(34) synthesis enzyme MnmG: MNRMEFDVIVVGGGHAGCEAALASARLGKKTAMFTMYLDNIAMMSCNPSIGGPGKSHLVAEVDVLGGEIGRHTDRYNLQLKHLNTSKGPAARITRGQADKYWYRVKMKEIIENTPDLEVIQETIDEIITEDGHVTGVVSSLGIEYKAKSVVLATGTFLKAKVVIGDVVYSAGRQGEGSAEKLSESLLKNDVYLERYQTATPPRIDKRTVDFSKLKEMHGEENPNYFSLFTKKEKNRTVPTWLTHTTEKTIDVARELLHFSPIVTGVIKTHGPRHCPSLDRKVLNFPDKKDHQIFLEMESMESNELYVNGLTTAMPPFAQEKMMRTIAGLENAEIMRYGYAVEYDYAPAYQLYPSLENKKVRNLYFAGQINGTSGYEEAATQGFMAGVNAARKVDGKDPVIIDRSEAYIGVLIDDIIHKKTPEPYRVLPSRAEYRLTLRFDNAFMRLLEKSREIGIISEDKIKYLENCIENIDLEVERLKQENVPLSKANELLEKKGEKQRVVKGVTVSEILKFKNVSYEDLAGITDIQNFPDFVKNQIETIIKYEVFIDRERSQIEKFKKLESLKIPEDFDFSEIKGISNIARHGMEEVKPLSIGEATRISGVTGHDIALLIAHIERMRKGQ; encoded by the coding sequence ATGAATAGGATGGAATTTGATGTTATAGTTGTAGGGGGAGGTCATGCAGGATGTGAAGCTGCCCTTGCATCAGCAAGACTGGGTAAAAAAACAGCCATGTTTACAATGTATCTTGACAACATAGCAATGATGTCCTGTAACCCGTCAATAGGTGGACCTGGAAAAAGCCACCTTGTGGCAGAAGTTGATGTTTTAGGAGGAGAGATAGGTAGACATACCGACAGGTATAATCTTCAGCTAAAGCATCTCAACACGAGCAAAGGACCTGCAGCTAGAATAACGAGGGGTCAGGCGGATAAATACTGGTACAGGGTAAAGATGAAAGAGATAATTGAAAACACCCCTGACTTAGAGGTTATTCAGGAAACCATAGATGAAATTATTACTGAAGATGGACATGTAACTGGTGTAGTTTCATCCCTTGGAATAGAATATAAAGCAAAGAGTGTAGTATTGGCTACAGGAACATTTTTGAAAGCTAAAGTAGTAATAGGAGATGTCGTATATTCTGCTGGAAGACAGGGTGAAGGCTCTGCAGAAAAACTATCTGAAAGTCTTTTGAAAAATGATGTTTATCTGGAAAGATATCAGACAGCCACCCCTCCTAGGATAGACAAGAGGACAGTGGACTTTTCAAAACTAAAAGAGATGCATGGAGAGGAAAATCCAAACTACTTCTCATTATTTACTAAAAAAGAAAAAAATAGAACTGTTCCAACGTGGCTGACTCATACAACGGAAAAGACAATAGATGTGGCAAGAGAGCTTCTTCATTTTTCCCCTATAGTAACTGGTGTTATAAAAACCCATGGACCGAGACACTGTCCTTCATTAGACAGAAAGGTTTTAAATTTTCCAGATAAGAAAGATCACCAGATATTTTTAGAGATGGAATCGATGGAATCAAATGAACTCTACGTAAACGGACTGACCACAGCCATGCCTCCATTTGCTCAGGAGAAAATGATGAGAACAATAGCCGGACTTGAAAATGCAGAAATAATGAGATACGGTTATGCAGTAGAGTATGACTATGCTCCTGCCTATCAGCTTTATCCGAGTCTTGAAAATAAAAAAGTCAGGAATTTGTATTTTGCAGGACAGATAAATGGTACTTCTGGATATGAAGAAGCTGCCACCCAGGGGTTCATGGCGGGAGTAAACGCCGCTAGAAAAGTAGACGGAAAAGATCCTGTGATAATAGACAGAAGTGAGGCCTATATAGGGGTTCTTATAGATGATATAATTCACAAGAAAACCCCGGAACCTTATAGAGTACTGCCGTCAAGGGCTGAATACAGACTCACTCTTAGATTTGACAATGCCTTTATGAGACTTTTGGAAAAGTCTAGAGAGATAGGGATAATATCAGAGGATAAGATCAAGTATTTGGAAAACTGCATTGAAAATATTGACCTTGAAGTAGAAAGACTCAAACAGGAAAATGTGCCCTTATCAAAAGCTAATGAACTTCTTGAAAAAAAAGGAGAAAAGCAGAGAGTTGTAAAGGGCGTAACAGTTAGTGAGATACTTAAATTTAAAAATGTATCTTATGAAGATCTAGCTGGCATAACGGATATACAGAATTTTCCGGACTTTGTAAAGAATCAGATAGAGACCATAATAAAATACGAGGTCTTTATCGACAGAGAAAGATCTCAAATTGAAAAATTTAAAAAGTTAGAAAGTCTTAAAATTCCAGAAGATTTCGATTTTTCTGAGATAAAAGGTATATCTAATATAGCAAGACATGGTATGGAGGAGGTAAAGCCTCTTTCTATAGGAGAAGCCACTAGGATAAGCGGAGTGACAGGACATGACATAGCTCTTCTTATAGCCCATATTGAAAGAATGAGAAAAGGCCAGTAA
- the mfd gene encoding transcription-repair coupling factor, giving the protein MFNNMKFNRENMYRGAVPFFLMNRNKKIVYISSSNKNIEDYYFTLSDYYKESVYKIENFNYSDEEFQTINYGLLKILENRDNWILLVSLEGILKDYFTRGEQIQLCIEKEYDLKLIEEKLVKNGFRKNYLVEKRWEYSRRGDILDIYPPNGENPVRIEFFGDEVERISYFNIETQKSIENLDEINVYINNNKDGKTTFSELLEKMVSDEMEIYLENRELMDYKLEEFILRNRDSESELRNKYSDILEKTMTTEIIRFQNEDSENYQDYENVKKIAAEKKVIIMTEEEKRYKEIFLGTPINIVKEQHYEGFMNENTLVLTDRELKGIRIRRTDITKDSVKYTNINQIRPGDYIIHDVYGVGIYLGIEKIDENDYLSIRYAGEDKLYVPVTGLNRIEKYICEKGSTPEIYNLGRRGFRKRREKLQKDIMEFAKELIEIQAKRQSKNGFAFSKDTVWQEEFEEGFPYNETKDQLRSIEEVKQDMESHIVMDRIVCGDVGYGKTEVAMRAAFKALMDGKQVVVMAPTTVLASQHYQRFLERFKNYPIEISLLSRLKSDKDQNEIIKKLKAGTVDLVIGTHRILSKDVGFKNLGLVVIDEEQKFGVKAKEKLKHFRANVDMLTLTATPIPRTLNLAFLGIRDISIIQTPPPNRLPVETKFIEKTKENIREAVMKEVAREGQIFYLFNSVKNMKRKLEEIEAILPKYVKTTYIHGQMTPNEIRDRIKEFEDGEVDVLLSTTIIENGIDIENANTIIIENLDKLGLSQVYQLRGRVGRGSRKAYCYLVVDKDKKMTKKGEQRKDSLENIGVFGAGFQLSMEDMRIRGAGEILGEKQHGALETLGYDLYLKLLDEEVRKVKGEEILPEDVDVDLGLDSNIPTSYIDESEKIVIYKRLLMVDSTGEIEDIKSELVDRFGKMPDPVKNLFYYLEVKLLARQNFLKGIKKTEEGYLVKFLEEKLDFDKVHDLISKGEVIYVPKEEGIRYKGDILEFLLKFKD; this is encoded by the coding sequence ATGTTTAATAATATGAAATTCAACAGGGAAAATATGTATAGGGGAGCAGTTCCCTTTTTTCTTATGAACAGAAATAAAAAAATAGTTTATATATCCTCTTCAAATAAAAATATTGAGGATTATTATTTTACTCTTTCTGATTATTATAAAGAATCAGTTTATAAGATAGAGAACTTCAACTACAGTGATGAGGAATTTCAGACAATAAACTATGGTCTTTTAAAAATACTAGAAAACAGAGATAACTGGATACTCCTTGTTTCACTTGAAGGAATTTTAAAAGATTATTTTACAAGGGGAGAACAGATACAACTTTGTATAGAAAAGGAATATGATTTAAAACTTATAGAGGAAAAACTTGTAAAAAACGGTTTCAGAAAAAATTACCTTGTGGAAAAAAGATGGGAATACAGCCGTAGAGGAGATATCTTAGATATCTATCCACCAAATGGTGAAAACCCAGTGAGAATAGAATTTTTCGGTGACGAAGTAGAGAGAATAAGTTATTTTAACATTGAAACCCAGAAGTCTATAGAAAATTTAGATGAGATCAATGTGTACATAAACAATAATAAAGATGGAAAAACAACCTTTTCTGAACTACTGGAAAAAATGGTATCTGATGAGATGGAAATCTATCTAGAAAACAGAGAGCTTATGGATTATAAGTTAGAGGAGTTTATACTCAGAAACAGAGATAGTGAGTCTGAACTCAGAAATAAATATTCTGATATTTTAGAAAAAACCATGACCACTGAGATAATCAGGTTTCAAAATGAAGATAGTGAAAATTATCAGGACTATGAAAATGTAAAAAAAATTGCTGCTGAAAAAAAAGTCATAATTATGACTGAAGAGGAAAAAAGATATAAGGAGATATTTCTCGGAACTCCTATAAATATAGTGAAAGAACAGCATTATGAAGGCTTTATGAATGAAAATACTCTAGTGCTCACTGACAGAGAGTTAAAGGGTATAAGAATAAGAAGAACTGATATAACAAAAGACAGTGTGAAATATACCAATATAAATCAGATAAGACCTGGAGACTATATAATACATGATGTCTATGGAGTGGGTATATATTTAGGAATAGAAAAAATAGATGAAAATGATTATCTATCCATAAGATATGCCGGGGAAGATAAGTTGTATGTGCCAGTAACAGGACTAAACAGGATAGAAAAATATATTTGTGAAAAGGGCTCTACTCCAGAGATATACAATTTAGGTAGGAGAGGATTCAGAAAACGAAGAGAAAAACTACAAAAAGATATAATGGAGTTTGCAAAGGAACTGATAGAAATCCAAGCAAAACGACAGAGTAAAAACGGTTTTGCATTTTCAAAAGATACAGTATGGCAAGAAGAATTTGAAGAAGGATTTCCCTATAACGAGACCAAGGATCAGTTGAGATCAATAGAAGAGGTAAAACAGGATATGGAATCCCACATTGTTATGGATAGAATTGTGTGCGGTGACGTAGGTTACGGAAAAACAGAAGTTGCTATGAGGGCGGCATTTAAAGCTCTCATGGACGGAAAGCAGGTAGTGGTTATGGCTCCTACAACTGTACTTGCAAGTCAGCATTACCAGAGATTTTTAGAAAGATTTAAAAACTATCCCATAGAGATATCCCTTCTTTCTAGATTAAAAAGTGATAAAGATCAAAATGAGATCATAAAAAAACTTAAGGCAGGAACAGTAGACCTTGTAATAGGAACCCATAGGATTCTTTCAAAAGATGTGGGATTTAAAAACCTCGGACTTGTAGTCATAGATGAGGAACAAAAATTTGGGGTAAAAGCCAAGGAAAAGTTAAAACATTTCCGAGCCAATGTGGATATGCTGACTCTCACGGCCACCCCTATACCTAGAACTCTAAATCTTGCATTTCTTGGAATAAGGGACATATCTATAATACAGACCCCACCTCCTAACAGGCTTCCTGTGGAAACAAAGTTTATTGAAAAAACCAAGGAAAACATAAGGGAAGCAGTTATGAAAGAGGTTGCAAGAGAGGGACAGATATTCTATCTTTTTAACTCTGTGAAAAACATGAAGAGAAAACTAGAGGAGATAGAGGCCATCCTTCCTAAATACGTAAAGACAACCTATATCCACGGACAGATGACCCCTAACGAGATAAGAGACAGAATAAAAGAGTTTGAAGATGGCGAAGTAGATGTACTACTATCTACAACTATAATAGAGAACGGAATAGATATAGAAAATGCCAACACAATAATAATAGAAAACCTAGACAAACTCGGCTTGTCTCAAGTTTATCAGCTGAGGGGAAGGGTAGGACGTGGAAGCCGTAAGGCCTACTGTTATCTGGTTGTTGATAAGGATAAGAAAATGACTAAAAAAGGAGAGCAGAGAAAGGATTCCCTTGAAAATATAGGGGTATTCGGGGCAGGATTTCAGCTTTCAATGGAGGACATGAGAATAAGAGGTGCAGGAGAGATATTGGGTGAAAAACAGCACGGAGCCTTAGAAACTCTTGGTTATGATCTTTATTTAAAGCTTTTAGATGAGGAGGTAAGAAAGGTTAAGGGAGAGGAGATACTTCCTGAAGATGTCGATGTAGACTTAGGTCTAGATTCCAATATTCCAACTAGTTATATTGATGAATCTGAAAAAATAGTTATTTACAAAAGACTTCTAATGGTTGATTCTACAGGTGAGATAGAAGATATAAAATCAGAACTTGTTGATAGATTTGGAAAAATGCCTGATCCTGTGAAAAATCTCTTTTATTATTTAGAGGTAAAACTTTTGGCCAGACAGAATTTTTTAAAGGGAATAAAGAAAACAGAAGAGGGGTATCTAGTAAAGTTTTTAGAGGAAAAACTAGACTTTGACAAGGTTCATGATCTCATATCCAAGGGAGAAGTAATCTATGTTCCGAAAGAAGAGGGGATAAGATATAAGGGAGATATTCTTGAATTCTTATTGAAATTCAAGGACTAG
- the rnpA gene encoding ribonuclease P protein component has protein sequence MNKLKKNEQFQNIYKTGIKAFGYYSLVYIKTNKENNDNEVGFVVSKKTGNAVCRNRLKRLFREYYRLNEEKLKKSYDIVFIAKRTAGVKVKTLKYYEMEKDLNLIFKKLKMFV, from the coding sequence ATGAATAAACTAAAAAAAAATGAACAATTCCAAAATATTTATAAAACAGGAATTAAAGCATTTGGATACTACTCCTTAGTATACATAAAAACCAATAAAGAAAATAATGACAATGAAGTTGGTTTTGTTGTAAGTAAAAAAACCGGTAACGCTGTGTGTAGAAACAGACTTAAAAGACTTTTTAGAGAATATTATCGATTAAATGAAGAAAAACTAAAAAAAAGTTATGACATAGTATTTATAGCGAAAAGAACAGCTGGAGTGAAGGTGAAAACCTTAAAATACTATGAAATGGAAAAAGATCTTAATCTCATTTTTAAAAAGTTGAAGATGTTTGTATGA
- the jag gene encoding RNA-binding cell elongation regulator Jag/EloR: MSSVVEIKAMTKEEAIQRALKICEAKIEQVIKVEEKIKSKSFLGFFKKEGLFEIEIKKEKEAESEVIKKAQEILDYMGLNLQMEILKSSEHFVLLNLYGEDNGIIIGKKGKTLNSFEYLLNSLVKNMKVEVDVEGFKEKRANTLRDLARKMSEKALKSDKAIRLNPMPPRERKIIHEIVNKYEDLDTYSEGRDPKRYIVIKKKRQG; the protein is encoded by the coding sequence ATGAGTAGCGTTGTTGAGATAAAAGCAATGACAAAGGAAGAAGCTATTCAGAGAGCATTAAAAATCTGCGAAGCTAAAATCGAGCAGGTTATAAAAGTTGAGGAAAAAATAAAATCAAAATCCTTTCTTGGTTTTTTTAAAAAAGAGGGGCTCTTTGAAATAGAGATAAAAAAAGAAAAAGAAGCAGAATCTGAAGTTATAAAAAAGGCTCAGGAAATACTTGATTATATGGGACTTAATCTTCAAATGGAAATATTAAAATCAAGTGAGCATTTTGTACTTTTGAATCTATATGGTGAAGATAACGGAATAATCATAGGGAAAAAAGGTAAGACTCTAAACAGCTTTGAATACCTTTTAAACAGCCTTGTAAAAAATATGAAGGTTGAAGTTGATGTTGAGGGATTCAAAGAAAAAAGAGCAAATACTTTGAGAGACCTTGCCAGAAAAATGTCTGAAAAAGCTTTAAAATCAGATAAGGCAATAAGGTTGAACCCGATGCCTCCAAGGGAAAGAAAAATAATTCATGAAATTGTAAATAAATATGAGGATCTAGATACTTATAGTGAAGGTAGAGATCCAAAGAGATATATTGTTATAAAAAAGAAGAGGCAAGGATAA
- a CDS encoding RNA-binding S4 domain-containing protein, which translates to MRLDKFLKVSRVIKRRPVAKTVIDNKKAKINGKIAKAGTEIKSGDILELEYFNRYFKIEIVDVPEGNVPKDKAQDLVKIIEVKELEIPEKEELF; encoded by the coding sequence TTGAGATTAGATAAATTTTTGAAGGTATCTAGGGTTATAAAAAGAAGACCTGTAGCAAAAACAGTAATTGATAATAAAAAGGCAAAAATAAACGGGAAAATTGCCAAAGCTGGTACAGAGATAAAAAGTGGAGATATTTTAGAATTAGAATATTTTAACAGATACTTTAAAATAGAGATAGTGGATGTCCCTGAAGGAAATGTACCAAAGGATAAAGCCCAGGACCTTGTAAAAATAATAGAGGTAAAGGAGCTAGAAATACCAGAAAAAGAGGAATTGTTTTAA
- the mazG gene encoding nucleoside triphosphate pyrophosphohydrolase — protein sequence MKEFQRLVEIMKKLRAPGGCPWDREQTIESLKPYLLEEVYETLEAMDKGGDELKGELGDLLLNVVFQSLIMEENGQFDIEDVSKGVSEKLIRRHPHVFGDIGVKDSGEVIKNWDAIKKEEKEHRHRKSILDGIPGVLPPLSKAEKLQHKASKVGFDWENIDGAIDKMEEELEEMREAFKNKDLENLKEEMGDVVFSLVNVARLAGINITDALMKTNDKFEQRFRYIEENCDIENSDLEKMEKLWQEAKKTKN from the coding sequence ATGAAAGAATTTCAAAGACTTGTGGAAATAATGAAAAAACTTAGGGCACCAGGAGGATGCCCATGGGACAGAGAACAGACAATAGAGAGCCTGAAACCTTATCTTTTAGAAGAGGTCTATGAAACGTTAGAAGCTATGGATAAGGGAGGGGATGAGTTGAAAGGTGAGCTAGGAGACCTTTTGCTCAATGTTGTTTTTCAGTCTCTTATAATGGAGGAAAATGGACAGTTTGATATAGAGGACGTTTCTAAGGGAGTGTCTGAAAAATTAATAAGGAGACATCCCCATGTATTTGGAGATATAGGGGTAAAAGACAGTGGTGAAGTGATAAAAAATTGGGATGCTATAAAAAAAGAGGAAAAAGAGCACAGACATAGAAAATCTATCCTTGATGGAATTCCAGGAGTCCTGCCACCTCTTTCAAAAGCTGAAAAACTCCAACACAAAGCTTCAAAAGTTGGTTTTGACTGGGAAAATATAGATGGAGCCATAGATAAGATGGAAGAGGAACTAGAAGAGATGAGAGAGGCCTTTAAAAACAAGGATTTAGAAAATTTAAAAGAGGAGATGGGAGATGTTGTTTTCTCATTAGTTAATGTGGCTAGGCTTGCGGGAATAAACATCACAGATGCCCTTATGAAAACCAATGATAAATTTGAACAGCGGTTTAGATATATAGAGGAAAATTGTGATATAGAAAACTCAGATTTAGAAAAAATGGAAAAATTGTGGCAAGAGGCAAAAAAGACAAAAAATTAG